The following proteins come from a genomic window of Pseudomonas putida:
- a CDS encoding chemotaxis protein, with amino-acid sequence MDPTDLGPGTVTWLGGTGTVLLGAFLWLRKWLSRDAVDRAMDNAEIAVIRRLTELLDIERDARREAQAKADLLTKERNELVMTVGRLQGKVMVLTSQLGSSGRTRGGNPGNP; translated from the coding sequence ATGGATCCGACCGACCTCGGCCCGGGCACCGTCACTTGGTTGGGCGGTACGGGGACTGTACTGCTAGGTGCGTTTCTTTGGCTGCGCAAGTGGTTGTCCCGCGATGCAGTCGACCGTGCGATGGACAATGCCGAGATTGCAGTCATCCGTCGTCTGACAGAACTCCTGGATATCGAACGGGACGCCCGAAGAGAGGCGCAGGCAAAAGCTGATCTGCTGACCAAGGAACGAAACGAGCTGGTGATGACCGTGGGCCGGCTGCAGGGCAAGGTCATGGTGCTGACCAGTCAGCTGGGCAGTAGCGGCCGAACACGAGGTGGCAACCCCGGCAATCCGTGA
- a CDS encoding phage repressor protein yields MDIYQIRKHNLVKLIGSQRKGTCAERWGMAPAHLSQILSDKTVKNLGDDVARRIEGIEGLPRGWFDALSPGEHVQAAVESGDNRLSAADLVKQMLARSGKGISEETRQRLLAAAQEPADATLLKAEPLRPGLVGDEVWIAHYDVRAAMGGGQIPHDYPEMFKDVRVSPSHLRELGVEFSEHYHLKMVTGWGQSMEPTIRHRDPLIVDVSIREFVGDGIYFFSWGDHIYIKRLQIADEDHFEMISDNSRHKDRMIRREETYIQARVLLVWNAHLV; encoded by the coding sequence ATGGACATTTACCAAATTCGCAAGCACAACCTGGTGAAACTGATCGGCAGCCAGAGAAAGGGCACCTGCGCAGAGCGCTGGGGGATGGCGCCTGCACACCTGAGCCAGATTCTTTCCGACAAGACCGTGAAAAACCTGGGCGATGACGTGGCCCGCCGCATCGAGGGCATCGAAGGCTTGCCACGGGGCTGGTTCGACGCACTGTCACCAGGCGAACACGTGCAAGCGGCAGTCGAGTCAGGTGATAACAGGCTCTCCGCAGCCGACCTGGTCAAGCAGATGCTTGCCCGAAGCGGCAAAGGGATTTCTGAAGAAACCCGGCAAAGGCTGCTGGCAGCTGCGCAAGAGCCTGCAGATGCCACGCTGCTGAAAGCCGAGCCGCTTCGCCCCGGCCTGGTCGGTGACGAAGTGTGGATTGCCCACTATGACGTGCGGGCTGCCATGGGCGGCGGCCAGATACCCCACGACTACCCTGAGATGTTCAAGGACGTTCGCGTCAGCCCCAGCCACCTGCGCGAGCTGGGCGTAGAGTTCAGCGAGCACTATCACCTGAAGATGGTGACCGGCTGGGGTCAGTCGATGGAGCCAACCATCAGGCACCGCGACCCGCTGATCGTCGATGTCAGCATCCGAGAGTTCGTCGGCGATGGCATCTACTTCTTTTCCTGGGGCGACCACATCTACATCAAGCGGTTACAGATCGCGGACGAGGACCACTTCGAAATGATCTCCGACAACTCGCGGCACAAAGATCGCATGATTCGTCGGGAAGAGACCTACATACAGGCCAGGGTCCTCCTGGTGTGGAATGCCCACCTGGTATAA